In Debaryomyces hansenii CBS767 chromosome A complete sequence, a genomic segment contains:
- a CDS encoding DEHA2D10538p (similar to uniprot|Q12214 Saccharomyces cerevisiae YPR068C HOS1) — translation MLFENNVNSKEPTDVTIARKVWITSSEPLSEIVDLLPANKGRSSLVTSLIKAYELDRKCQDIIGVTRIKRQDLESFHGKQFLFVLLKKRSYIDVNSPGLKRIQEALQIGEFKDTPKVPALAPEENIDIVKLGNELGEKYNRKQESDSNDSGSELSDSFDEITPFEDAETQEEDNAELETYGLLHDCYIFPFMSEYVNLVAASSIQAATRLTKERKDNRAQNIVINWYGGRHHCKKNKAAGFCYINDIVLSINVLRRNYRRIFYLDLDLHHGDGVESAFEFSKNVMTCSIHRYDIGFYPGTGSLSTTQKTKVNIPVMRGLGDSNMLRIVREIVLPLIKNFSPDVLVIQAGCDGLSTDEHKEWNMTIKGYGKVLSFLLNAVGTTSVMILGGGGYNHTETAKCWTYLTSIALGEEDCEEWDLIPDHKYLDAYQDCGFRFWTNENSSYTKLMKDENDQDYIEQIKGYILDKCI, via the coding sequence ATGTTATTCGAAAATAATGTCAATTCGAAGGAGCCAACAGATGTAACAATAGCCAGGAAAGTATGGATTACTTCATCCGAACCCTTATCTGAAATAGTAGATCTACTTCCAGCAAATAAGGGTAGACTGTCGTTAGTAACTTCTTTAATCAAAGCTTATGAATTAGACCGTAAATGTCAAGATATAATTGGGGTGACACGAATTAAAAGACAGGATTTAGAGTCTTTTCACGGGAAACAATTCCTATTTGTATTACTAAAAAAAAGATCATATATTGATGTTAATTCACCAGGCTTAAAAAGGATACAGGAGGCTTTACAAATTGGAGAGTTCAAAGATACACCAAAAGTTCCGGCGCTAGCACCCGaggaaaatattgatatagTTAAATTGGGGAACGAACTTGGAGAGAAGTATAATAGAAAACAGGAGAGTGATTCGAATGATAGCGGGCTGGAATTGAGTGACTCCTTTGATGAAATAACACCGTTTGAAGATGCAGAAActcaagaagaagataatgcAGAGCTTGAAACCTACGGTTTACTACACGATTGCTATATATTTCCGTTTATGTCAGAATATGTGAATTTGGTTGCCGCATCAAGTATTCAAGCAGCGACTAGGCTAACCAAAGAAAGGAAAGATAACAGGGCACAGAATATAGTGATAAATTGGTATGGCGGTAGACATCACTGCAAGAAAAACAAAGCAGCGGGCTTCTGCtatataaatgatattgtGCTATCCATTAATGTCTTACGTCGTAATTAtcgaagaatattttatcttgaTTTAGATTTGCATCATGGAGATGGAGTTGAATCTGcatttgaattttctaAAAATGTTATGACTTGCTCCATACATAGGTATGATATCGGTTTTTATCCCGGGACGGGGTCCTTGTCAACCACACAGAAAACAAAGGTTAATATACCTGTTATGAGGGGGTTGGGTGATAGCAATATGTTACGAATTGTACGAGAGATAGTCCTTCCCCTTATCAAGAACTTTCTGCCTGATGTATTAGTGATTCAAGCTGGATGTGATGGTCTATCAACGGACGAACATAAGGAGTGGAATATGACAATAAAAGGTTATGGAAAGGTGTTAAGTTTTCTATTGAATGCTGTTGGTACTACTTCCGTCATGATATTGGGTGGAGGGGGTTACAACCACACCGAAACTGCGAAGTGTTGGACTTATCTTACTAGTATTGCCCTTGGTGAAGAAGACTGTGAAGAATGGGATTTGATTCCTGATCATAAATATCTTGACGCTTATCAGGATTGTGGCTTTCGATTTTGGacaaatgaaaattcaagttatacgaaattgatgaaagatgaaaatgatcaGGATTATATCGAACAAATTAAAGGTTATATTCTAGATAAATGTATATAG